One Antiquaquibacter oligotrophicus genomic region harbors:
- a CDS encoding helix-turn-helix domain-containing protein, with product MAGSGEIDPIFRSALSARPDTLKHLGQLAEALGMTLEDALDALSSAGIAARDGERLSILDPTEGISARLVGQLTEQRRGLDTAISLLEALPGIVELWREGRGLDGGPAFDVIDNHEDVWARWWQDSFRVTPSRPGVMVPDSVMLREQVVRDIDRVKEDFIARDFHMRVLISLRELDPESGIDTSYIPVLIDAGVEIRAIADPPSWFYVDEGKAGVGIGGIPLVWGQGNPAGMVVVYDASLIAMMSWLYDFMWARAIPVGATEQGWEPVLRLLAQGLSDKQVADALGWGLRTVRRRISEAMDELDAPTRFELGAAWASRQR from the coding sequence GTGGCAGGGTCCGGAGAGATCGATCCCATATTCCGAAGCGCGCTGAGCGCACGACCGGACACCCTCAAGCACTTGGGGCAACTGGCGGAGGCGCTCGGCATGACCCTCGAGGATGCACTCGATGCGCTGTCATCCGCAGGCATCGCCGCCCGCGACGGCGAGCGCCTCAGCATCCTCGATCCCACCGAGGGAATCTCCGCCCGACTCGTCGGGCAACTCACCGAGCAGCGGCGAGGGCTCGACACCGCCATCTCCCTCCTCGAAGCTCTGCCCGGCATCGTTGAACTCTGGCGGGAAGGGCGGGGGCTCGACGGCGGGCCCGCATTTGACGTCATCGACAACCACGAAGACGTGTGGGCGCGCTGGTGGCAAGACTCCTTCCGAGTTACCCCCTCCCGCCCCGGCGTGATGGTTCCCGACTCCGTGATGCTGCGCGAGCAGGTCGTGCGCGATATCGACAGAGTCAAAGAAGATTTCATCGCGCGCGACTTCCACATGCGTGTGCTCATCTCGCTCCGCGAACTCGACCCGGAGTCGGGCATCGACACGAGCTACATTCCGGTGCTGATCGACGCCGGCGTCGAGATTCGCGCGATTGCGGATCCTCCCAGCTGGTTTTACGTCGACGAAGGCAAAGCGGGTGTCGGCATCGGCGGCATCCCGCTCGTATGGGGCCAGGGAAATCCCGCGGGGATGGTTGTCGTATATGACGCGAGTCTCATCGCGATGATGTCGTGGTTGTACGACTTCATGTGGGCTCGGGCCATTCCCGTCGGTGCGACGGAACAAGGATGGGAGCCCGTGCTTCGGCTGCTTGCCCAGGGCCTCAGCGACAAACAGGTAGCGGATGCCTTGGGCTGGGGCCTGCGCACCGTGCGCCGGCGGATCTCCGAGGCTATGGACGAGCTCGACGCGCCGACTCGCTTCGAGCTCGGGGCCGCCTGGGCCTCTCGGCAGCGTTAG
- a CDS encoding CPBP family intramembrane glutamic endopeptidase, producing the protein MLPVDWPLTPVLLWGALVGLIAVLVIRAIRRDRREYQRFKRYRTTRRRQAMLLTWLRDSAITIGGLSIVLLVLSWQFVGPLLIELRTWIAVPELLGWVIVVAVVLVIAALTIVGFRAVRSTPEEAVMLGDIAAMIPRNRQEIRIGWLLSLNAGVSEELMFRLAVPAALYGASGSAIVAVAGSVVLFGALHIYQGAQGVVGSTIVGAALMAAYIATGSIVAPVVLHVLLDLRSLVVLPSMLYGAHRIDGTVQRVIAPLPKPKPEPKPEESPSDGSAP; encoded by the coding sequence ATGCTCCCTGTTGACTGGCCGCTGACACCCGTGCTGCTGTGGGGTGCGCTCGTGGGGCTCATCGCGGTGCTCGTGATCCGCGCCATCCGTCGCGACCGCCGTGAGTACCAACGCTTCAAGCGCTACCGCACTACTCGGCGACGTCAGGCGATGCTTCTCACGTGGTTGAGGGATTCGGCGATCACTATCGGCGGACTCTCGATCGTGCTGCTGGTCTTGTCGTGGCAGTTCGTCGGGCCTTTGCTCATCGAGCTTCGCACCTGGATTGCCGTGCCGGAGCTACTCGGCTGGGTGATCGTTGTCGCAGTTGTGCTCGTCATTGCCGCGCTCACGATCGTCGGTTTCCGGGCCGTGCGGTCGACGCCGGAAGAGGCGGTCATGCTCGGCGACATCGCGGCCATGATCCCCCGCAACCGCCAGGAGATCCGCATCGGATGGTTGCTCTCGTTGAACGCCGGGGTCTCGGAGGAGCTCATGTTCCGCCTCGCCGTGCCCGCCGCTCTTTACGGCGCCTCGGGTAGTGCGATCGTGGCGGTCGCGGGCTCCGTCGTCCTTTTCGGCGCACTGCACATCTACCAGGGCGCGCAGGGTGTTGTCGGTTCGACGATCGTTGGTGCAGCGCTCATGGCCGCCTACATCGCGACCGGCTCGATCGTCGCCCCGGTCGTGCTCCACGTGCTCCTGGACCTGCGCTCGCTCGTTGTGCTGCCCAGCATGCTCTACGGGGCCCATCGCATCGACGGCACGGTTCAGCGCGTGATCGCGCCACTACCGAAGCCGAAACCCGAGCCAAAACCCGAGGAGTCCCCCTCCGACGGCAGTGCTCCCTAG
- a CDS encoding ABC transporter ATP-binding protein, with protein sequence MAPPRRNRRIQQSNFGPKQYFVAAKDIAKLTWETTPGTIVIQIAGALITAILPIVTTYFAALTTTALGEAIMGDPTAGTRAITYVIVTGVLGLLLTGWRSLEQYVQRLMRYALEAKVSDIMYERFLSLEFWRYDDKDTIDMYDRAQRFSLFYAQAFTTLSRMLSQVITLVASVVALLLVGWWLAVILVVAIVPGVYLQFSLSRAQVRHWNSTVDVRRAKGTIERQLFQPEHIAELRLYGMVRYLLNLRQELRDADERERIIFERKFILKRLAADALELAAQVGSLLWVTVQIIAGSQPIGQFLYVQQIVQRALTAMNSFVTEVSSLDEQLANLFDYQEFMALDVRQGGERELPGPPEKIRVDHVSFRYPSSEHDVLKDVSLTIDRGQRVAIVGENGAGKSTLIKLLSGLYAPTQGSITLDGVPLSEYSLDSWHKQLAVLQQDFLSYSFATAKDNVFFGKVSKPFDRDAFEEALAKAEAGDFIAKLPKGEDSYVSPWMAHKDGTNGVDLSGGQWQRMALARNFYRQAPVIILDEPTSAIDALAESRIFNHLFASHDQTLIIISHRLTTIERADVIYMLADGRIVESGTARELIEKRGAFYTMFESQI encoded by the coding sequence ATGGCACCCCCGCGTCGTAATCGGCGAATTCAGCAGTCCAACTTCGGGCCGAAGCAGTACTTCGTCGCTGCAAAGGACATCGCGAAGCTCACGTGGGAGACAACACCCGGCACGATCGTCATCCAGATCGCCGGTGCGCTCATCACCGCGATCCTGCCGATCGTCACGACCTACTTCGCGGCTCTGACGACGACCGCCCTCGGCGAGGCGATCATGGGCGATCCGACCGCGGGCACCCGAGCGATCACATACGTGATCGTCACCGGCGTGCTCGGCCTGCTGCTGACGGGGTGGCGCAGTCTCGAGCAGTACGTGCAGCGCCTCATGCGGTACGCGCTCGAGGCGAAGGTGAGCGACATCATGTACGAGCGGTTCCTGTCGTTGGAGTTCTGGCGTTACGACGACAAAGACACCATCGACATGTACGACCGCGCCCAGAGGTTCTCCCTGTTCTATGCGCAGGCGTTCACCACGCTGTCCCGGATGCTCTCCCAGGTGATCACGCTTGTGGCGAGTGTTGTCGCGCTCCTCCTCGTGGGCTGGTGGCTCGCCGTCATCCTCGTGGTGGCGATCGTGCCGGGGGTCTACCTGCAGTTCTCCCTCTCGCGAGCGCAGGTGCGGCACTGGAACTCGACCGTCGACGTACGCCGAGCCAAGGGAACTATCGAGCGGCAGTTGTTCCAACCCGAGCACATCGCGGAGCTCCGCCTCTACGGAATGGTGCGCTACCTCCTGAACCTCCGGCAGGAGTTGCGGGACGCCGATGAACGCGAGCGCATCATCTTCGAGCGCAAGTTCATCCTCAAGCGCTTGGCGGCTGACGCCCTCGAGTTGGCCGCCCAGGTCGGATCGCTCCTGTGGGTGACCGTGCAGATCATCGCCGGCAGCCAGCCGATCGGTCAGTTCCTCTACGTGCAGCAGATCGTTCAGCGGGCACTCACCGCGATGAACAGTTTCGTGACCGAGGTGAGTTCCCTCGACGAGCAGCTCGCGAATCTCTTCGACTACCAGGAGTTCATGGCGCTCGACGTGCGTCAGGGTGGCGAACGTGAGCTGCCGGGCCCGCCCGAGAAGATCCGCGTCGACCACGTCTCGTTCCGTTATCCCTCCTCCGAACACGACGTGCTGAAGGATGTTTCGCTCACGATCGATCGCGGCCAGCGGGTCGCGATCGTGGGGGAGAACGGCGCTGGCAAGTCGACACTCATCAAGCTGCTGAGTGGCCTCTACGCTCCAACGCAGGGGTCGATCACCCTCGACGGTGTGCCACTGTCCGAGTATTCACTCGACTCGTGGCACAAACAGTTGGCAGTCCTGCAGCAGGACTTCCTGAGCTACAGTTTCGCGACAGCCAAAGACAACGTGTTTTTCGGCAAGGTCTCCAAGCCGTTCGACCGTGACGCTTTCGAGGAGGCCCTCGCCAAGGCCGAGGCTGGTGACTTTATCGCCAAACTGCCGAAGGGTGAGGACTCGTACGTATCGCCGTGGATGGCGCACAAGGACGGCACAAACGGTGTCGACCTTTCGGGCGGCCAGTGGCAGCGGATGGCGCTTGCGCGGAACTTCTACCGCCAGGCTCCTGTCATCATCCTCGATGAGCCGACGTCCGCGATCGACGCGCTCGCCGAGTCGCGCATCTTCAACCATCTCTTCGCCAGTCACGATCAGACGCTCATCATCATCAGCCACCGACTGACGACGATCGAGCGCGCCGATGTGATCTACATGCTCGCGGACGGCCGCATCGTGGAGAGCGGAACGGCGCGGGAACTCATCGAGAAGCGCGGTGCGTTCTACACGATGTTCGAATCGCAGATCTAG